The following DNA comes from Syngnathoides biaculeatus isolate LvHL_M chromosome 18, ASM1980259v1, whole genome shotgun sequence.
GCCTCTCTTCTCGTCCCACACGCCCCAGCAGCGCCGCCGCTtggccaccatgccgccggtCAACAACAGCGGCAGCCCCGAGCACGGCGTGCCCGCCCCGCCCGCGCCCTCCCCCATCGGCATGCACTCGTTCGGCTCGCTCTCCAAGGCCGAGCGGCTGGACGACACGCCCGCCTCGCCTTGGTACAAGCTGACTAACGGGACGCTGTCGCCGCCCCGCCACGTCTCCGCCTTCCAGCCCGACTCTTCCTACCTGAAGAAGGCCACCGTCCCGAGTCCCCCCGTGCTCATCGTTCACCCGCAGCCCAAGAAGAGCGTCTCCGTCGACTGGGGCGGCGGTTTCTCCTCGGACACCGGCAGCGGCCCGCCCAGCGCGGCGGGGAGCCCGCCCGGCGGCTCGGCCTTCAGCCCGCCCAAGTCGGCTTTCAGCCCGCTCAATCCGCTGTCCGCCTTCAGCCCCCCGTCCAATCCCGGCGGCGGCGGtagcggcggcggcagcagcgATCCCGACAGCCCCACGCAGCGCGCCAAGTTCCCCTGCGTGGGCGTCGGCCTGGCGTTCAAGAAGAAAGTCCAGTTGCAGCCCTTCAGCTTCCGACCCGAGCAAGTGGTGGAGGAGGTGGTGTCCCCGCCCCCCTACCCCATGCAGACTCTGCTGTGTGCGTCGGGGGCGCTCAAGACCCTCTGCTGAGGGGCCTGGACCAGACCACCGCCTGAAAACCAGAAAACTGTGAACTGTCTGACTTGAAAATATGTCTGAAAGCAACATTTGGATCCCCGGATATGTGTTTCCCAACCTACATTGCGCCGAAGCACAAATTTCGTAATGTCACAAGAAGTGCATTCAATGAacctctggatttttttttttttttgcagtctgcCCCACAAAATGAGCTGTTTTGGCGCTCAGACCGaagtaatttggaaaaaaatacttggagGATCTTGGGTTGAAGTActtcatttcaaacaaaggcaCTGGAACTTTgttttggacaaaagtagtgctctGCTGCCTTCTTGTGGCGTCTTAGTTCCAAGGAGCTTCGTTTAGACTCCAAATTCAGACCTGCCTGTAACAAACGGACTCCAGTATAGGGACGTACTCGCTCCCGTCAGAATTCTAAAAATTTCCGGACCAATGGCGGCTGAATGTGGTTGGGAATCACGTTGCTTTGAGGACACCACGTAAACACGCGCACTGTATTATACACAGAGTTTTTTTCCACGCTAATACTGTGGTCGCTGACTGAGCCGCCGACCGATTCGCACCAGCCCGCCTCTTCCCCCGTCCCGACTACACTTTTGTCTTTGCTACGTGTTTTCTGTGACGTCTTCCGACCGCCGTTTTGAAGGAAAGCCAAAATGGCATAGCTTAACCGCAGCGTTTAACGCCGCTTacctcacgttttttttttttttttttttcgataacgACTACGTGGGTGCCaagtgttgtttgttttgtacagCGATGGCTTCCGTGCCGGCTTTTTATACGCGTTTTTATTTCTCCGGgttgaaaagaaaattgcaaaGTGTCGAGTATATGCCAAAGCAACTTTCACCGTCAGAGTACGAATTGGAAGCGCCGATAAAGTCACACCAGGAAAAGGGACAAGTTGATCTTAGCAGGATTAGCATTTCGATGGGGGCTCATTGGGATCAATTCCCGTTTCGTTTGCGGTGCGGGTTCTCGAGACGTCTTCGTGCGTCCAAGTACGGAAGTAAATAATGTCCCGCCAGgatctggatttaaaaagctgcagaaaacaggatttgaatttgaaatgtaaattgttcacattttcaatagttgctgcaATTCGCCATCTGCGCCAtcaggcggggttacttcaggtcggaagccgaacagccagccaatccagttacgctgtCTTAGTACGTGGCGTCACGCGActgagaaagcgtaactgccattggctggctgttcgcttctgacatgaagtaaccctgcctggtggtggagacggtgaattttagacggcgaattgttaacattgaaaagttacactgatgtacatttattgaatatactttgaaaactttacttttgaaattcaaattccGGTGGCATATATACACGTCCACCCAATTTGGTGATAAACTGCTGTCAAGGTGCAGattttgctttgtttaactTTCGGGGAGGTGCCAGATGAAaattcattgaaaataaaatttaagcaggaagtaagtttctttcaccGTGACATCTGAGACATTTTTAGAGGCCCCCACGGGATACGAACtcgcaacccctggtttaccaaatcatCGCTCTAACCACGGAGCTACCAGGCCTCTCACTGAAAGTGacatttaaaagcaaaaatCAGGATTGTGCGTGACATTTTCAACGTTTCCCAAGCTAAAACGCTCTAagcatgtataaaaaaaataccataacgaattggaaaaatgcaaattaaaaaaaaaaaaatcttcctgcAGACGTGATGTATTTCTTTCCATATTTCCAGTCACgtttcaagaaaaacaacaaaagcctTATTTTGAAAGTTGATGTTtctgaaaagcaaacaaaccaaCCACTTGGTTTGGTTTCATGCTGTAGTTTGTGCAATAGTTTGAAAGGTTTACTGCAATGATTagcgtaattcctggcctacggagcgcaACTGCTCATAAGCCTTACCcggtatatttgtaaaggaaataccatttggtacatacatacgtcgcaGCTCTGTAAAAAccgcacgtgcccacattgaaacccacacagagtttaacactagcgccacgctaaggctagcgccgtgctaatgctaacgctagcgctgctgtAACGATAacaccgcactaacagggccggttaaaaaaacataccggtaaaatcattgagacacggtggcctttaggaaaaaaaatgcactaattagccgcagggttgaaagcgtgtgaaaatagtcgcggtttataggccggaaattaccctaatttgttttttgccaagatgcaaaaaaaaaaaaaaaaataagaaaaggaATTTGGACCTCCTCAGTCTTGTCGAAGccaattgtgaatttttttttcctttctggcTTCGCACTGCTTATCATTCAAAAGGAAAAGTTGCATGTGTTGTTGTACCTGTCAGCAGtctttgtaccttttttttaaaaaattgtttttccaattGTGTCAATGCCGAGCTTGATGCCGACTCGGAGGAAGACTTTTGTAAGGTTTTGTAAGGACGTCGCTTTGTCGAGAGATTTCTATGCTGTTTAaacttatttaaaatatttatattcaaGTTCAACACAGTCTTTtgatttgttgtgtgtgtgtgtgtgtgtgtgtgtgtgtgtgtgaaaggtaCGCTAAAATTAACACCAAATTGAGGCTCTGAGGCCACCTGTGAATTTCCCATGTTTTCTCCcccacaacacaaaaacatttttcagtgagttgagtaaaatgcttttttttaaataaaggattTTACAGGTAAAAAAAGGGGTTTTAAAATTCAACCCAGTGGGACCGCTTTTCTCACACGGTTAGGAATACAAATCAACTAATAATCTGCGTGCGACCCAAGAGGTAAGCGTTTTCTGATAACAATTGAAAAAGTCTTTCAAAGCAATCTTTGAAAAGAGGAATCATGTGACTGGTTTTAGCTGGCTGTCAATGCTGCAGGTATCGGGAGGTTGTGGCTCGTTTTTAGCCGGGTTCAGCGTGAAAGCCAAATGGCAAATAAATGCAGGCTTGTGTCACTCCTGACAACCCCCACGAAGGTATTTTGAGCTTTTACTCAAATTACCAATTTTGATCCGTTTTGGAAATAAAATCACCCCGCTTTCACGCTGCCGTCAACGTTTGTCGATCGTGTCAACGGTAGAGACAGAATTGCGGGCTGAAATGAGCGAGAAAGTTCCTGATTTCTTAGACTGCATCTAATGAAAAGCCGATTCCAAAAAGTTACCAAACGAGTTTTGCACTTGAAGCTAAATGTAACGTTCGTCCCTTGGTTACCCGCAGGACACCTGCGGCTGCCAAACAAAACCACGGATCCTTATGACGGCTCAAAGACCCTTCGGAGGGTTTTACACACATAGCAGGGAGCCCCTCCGAGTCGTAAACACAAACTAGACCTTAATCCACTCAGCTGTGGCACCACTTAAACGTCTTTGGCTCAACATTGGCCTGAGCAGACAAACAGGgggggcctggggggggggggcgttcaccCAACAGTCAACATGTTGAGAGGATGACGCGCTTGGTGTGGTTGTAAGcggatttaaacaaaaaaaaaaaaacatttcgggTTCCAGATCCTTTTGTTTATGGCCGCGCTTGTTTGTCCAAACAAGTTGccaaaatcaaaattaatcGTGTTCCTGCTCTGATATGAACAAACGATATTCTTCAGTAAAGAAGGAAAACATACTGAAACAAAATGCCATACCTTGCAACAATACCCTTTAAAATCAAAAACTGCTCACATGTGAAGCATttttcttgaagaaaataactttttgagACGTGTAACTGTTCATCACAataaagcaaattaaaaaaactccaaattgaaaGCCAATCGTGTTCTTGCACTCGGACAAACAAATAATTCCAGggtgctggcgaccagttcaagtctGGTCCGCCAACTGGGAtcggctctggcactcccgcgggcgactcttgtgaggataagcggctcagaaaatgaatgattttttttttcccccccaagtcATTGGTTTTCATCACcaaatcaaatatatattttatttttattattattattatttttttgggtgggggaggAGGGTAAACATTTCCATACTTTCCTCCCACTTCATTGTTTTCTGGAAGATGCCCATATCAACCGGTGcacttattattatgattattcttGGTCTAGGGTGtggccgtttttgtttttggggatttttttgtgtcactATTTTTTACATGCTGCACAATGTTTGACTGGATTAAAGCAGTCCAAATATTACGACAAGtgttttacatttctattttgtgCTACTAATCTGgtccaaaaatatttatattgtttttttattatttttttttaaacatgccaAACAGGTGGAACTCGAGATGTTTTTCCGCTTTCTcctgtcattaaaaaaaggaaaaaaaatggaaacgttATCAAAAAGATGCCGTCAGCCAATCGGGCGTCGGTGTCGGCGGCGACAGCTCGAGCCGTCATTGGTTGGAGACAGTAGGCAGGCGACATGATTGGCTGATGGAAGTTTCATTGCCTCCATGGCAACATGGCTTCCTCATAGGTGAAAGgtgggagggttgggggggcgCCTTTGCATAATTCAATGGGGTGCGTTACGGCCAAGCTGATTGGCCCACGGGACAAGTGGTGCAATAAAGGCGGCAAGCTGTGCAACGTGCGCAAAACGTCGTCAACACACAACAACACGGCAGAAGCGCACACACGTGGGATGACAGACAAAACATACGTTAAACCGTGTGTATCACGGTAAAAGCTCGCCTCACACACATATTTATATATCAAAAATGTTCCGGATAAAAGGCACAAACTGGCACCTGCCAAAGGGGTGAGTTTAAGCGCAAAAACATTACGGCAtgctttgtgtgttttgttgtttacGGGATGGGTGGGGCAGATTAGCCACCAGCCCGGCCGGCGGAGCACGTGGTGCCTGTTGCCGTGGCGACCGCTCCGCCTGATACCCACGCCGGGTGACGAAAGCTCGCcggtcgggtgggggggggacgccTCGCCGGGAAGTGTTGCTAAGCACACTGCGCGGGGTCGGCGGGTGAGCCCGCGTCGAAAAAGGGAAAAGGAAAAGTCAATCCGCTTGCCTGCGGATGCGCCGAGCGGATAAGAAGAAAACCCTCGCAGATTATCCAGATCACGACAAACACTGGACAACATTTGCTAAACTGACACAGCAACGACTGAATGTTgttttgctaaccaaaacagcagcaccttaCTTCCAGCTAGTTTGGAAAGAACCCAAAAGAGGAGCAACCTGGTCGGTCAGCCTCACTCGGGGTTCGCCCGGCAAACCTTCGCAAAACGTTTTGACGTCAGACGCCAAACCACCGCGTCAAAAGACGCCAACGTGCATTGCCGTCGAGCTGATTTGGATTTCGAATTCTTTTGTTTCCAAATATGTCCGCCGGGCAGACAAAGGTTGGGGAGCGCCgatgtgaaaaaacattttattctctTAACTGTGAACCCAACAGAACAATGAAAAAAcgtgaagacaaacacaaacTCACGCACGCACGGCGAACAAAAGGCGTCGCGATCTATGGCCGAACTGTTGACGGCGCCaatttgggggggtggggccTCAGGCCTCATCTTGAACGAGGTTCTCCAGCTCCTCCACGCGGCGCGCCATCGACACCACCAGCAGCTTCATCTGAGGGGCGGGGCCGCAGGAAAacacaaaggggggggggcaatcaatTCGCTTTGGCCGTAAATTCTTTACACTTTGTGTTCTGAAggcatttggatttttttttttccacatgaatGTTTTTCACAAATATGTATTCCTATTTTCTCAATTGCAAGTCTTTGATCACAAAATCTTcactttcaaatgtttattttacagtCATTGAACGTTATCACTGAAAGTaatgaacatttcttttttcagcTATTAAATTTAGTTATGACATTGAATTTCCATAttcagtttttaattaaaatagcCTTTTTCAGTCAATTACTGAGCTTTGTACATTCAATGTAATTACTGCTGGCAGCACGACCGGTTTGATCGTCTGCTtgctgagaaccggggttcgaattgccccccctgtgtggctttcctcccgcatcctcAAAACGTGCCTGCATTCATTGGCGACtccaaattttgtttttctcctggaACAAAAGATTCCTGCACAtgcgctgatgttttttttttttttttttgtccctgcaCTTGCGGAAGAAGGCTGGGCTGCAGCGCCTCCTGCAGGCCAATTTGAGAACCGTTTACCCCGGACCAAACAAGGAAGGAAGGTAAAGGCCTTGAGCCCCCACCCTAACCCAAAAAGTGACACACCAAGGCGCCGTTCGTCGGGTTACCTCGGCGAGCCACTGCTGGACTTGGCGTCGGTACTCCAGCGTCACCGGTTCCTCTCCGGCGTCGGTGCCCGTCAACTTCACGTTGGCCGAGCCCAGCACGTAACTGCAAACGTGGaaacaaaaaaggcaaaagtCAAAACGCGCGTTTCCAAATCGACGGTGTGCACATCGCTGACATGTTTTTACTTCATGAATTTGAAGCAAGCTACGCGGGTCGGATTGAAGTCGTTATTATGGGACGACAAAAATGGGCTTATGCGCTAAAAACGTCTGCTGGGTGGACAAAGtcaaattaaaggcttttatgaatattacattattttagcTCAATTTCTCATCTCTGTCTGGATTCTATTTGCTGTGTATTTctttaaagaaatatttttgttgtttttcttctatgtATCTTTTCCTATTATtactgcattttaatttttgtcagcATCCTTTATGTTACtggtatttattcattattgtaGCTAAATTTTTCTGCTCACTCATGCTgcttttctggattttcttttcatttttccaatttcatgtatttattttcagattttttccccccagtttaTCAGTCCAATTACATTTTCTGCTCAGCCAGACTGCTAATTATTGAGGACATAAAACAAAACTACAtcatattaatatatatatactttgttTTTTACTCAACTCTTgtgaattttccattttatttctgtgcattattttattactaTAATTCTGCTCACTCAGGGTTGTGATTTAGtgtagacatttaaaaaaaaaaaaaatatatatatatatatatatatatatatatatatatatatatttttttttttttcctgtactaGTTGCAGTCAACGGCCGCACACATCCATAAAATCCAAACGTGCCTTGTTGTACAAATCCTCGTAATCCCGGATCCAAAACGTGAACGCTACCTGTCGATGTGGGCCACGTCAAAGCAGAACTTGTATCTCTTGTGGTCCAGGTTCCTGGGCGTGGACTTGTAGATCATCCCGAGGACCGAACGGCACCCGACACACACCAAATCCACGATCAGactggcccaaaaaaaaaaaaaaaaaaaaaaaaaattggaaagttTCACACATTATTCACTCATTGAGCTCATTTTTCAACAAAGTCCTTCTAAATAATTTATTCAAGCGACTTGCAAAACTTCTGAAAAGGTTTTTCATTGAGAGGAACGCTGAAGACGTGGCGGCAGGGtgaactccccccaaaaaaaatttttaaagaaGTGCTCAACTTCACTGCACACGCTCATATTTTCTCTCCCCCAACCCTACTACGGTAAAGAAGAAAATCACAATCCCGAAGCTTTGAAATGTGAGGCCGATCTGGAAAGAACGAATATCCGCACATGACTTCAAGACGCGATTAATCCGGGGAGACTTTCTTACCACAGAGAACCTCTGCTGGCTTCGTGAAGACGAGCGTCCTTACCAATCAGCACGTTGTTGGAGACCCCTGAGGAGCAGAACAAGCACGTCAGAAGGCCGTCTCGCACCAACGGACCGCCATCACCCGAGCAACGGAAAGGTccaagcttcggcgtccggaGGCCGTTCGGACGGGgaagcggtttggccgtgatcgaaACAATAGAGTAACACAGTCCCggtcggtaacttcacttggttgcgtgatgttctcttcttcaaaaacaccttccgtgtcagaagggggctCGTTCGTCTCCCAAAGTAGGGTCTatcgcgtgttttcaatggcgaatgtccggggtgacgtcgcGGACAGTAAATAGGGCCAAtgtggcgaccgcttggatgtcgtcgaacgACACGAGcgatggatgacgcgctctccgctcatgtttattttttctcataGACATTGATGTGAATGAATGGAATGTttctagggatgacacttgacctttaacgttgaaaagttacactgaaactATTGAAAAGGTGATTTGAAGAACGCTCCAAATGAGTCTACCAGTTTATTGGT
Coding sequences within:
- the mis18a gene encoding protein Mis18-alpha, producing the protein MATRGKCRTPYVKAVNTTFEKYKADSSVVEEKLLQLQIDDDNGGDDDEGPMVFICGKCKLPVGDSLSWDAREDAQNQIELKRVSNNVLIGKDARLHEASRGSLCLIVDLVCVGCRSVLGMIYKSTPRNLDHKRYKFCFDVAHIDSYVLGSANVKLTGTDAGEEPVTLEYRRQVQQWLAEMKLLVVSMARRVEELENLVQDEA